The Coffea arabica cultivar ET-39 chromosome 1e, Coffea Arabica ET-39 HiFi, whole genome shotgun sequence genome has a window encoding:
- the LOC113710269 gene encoding DNA-directed RNA polymerase II subunit RPB7: MFFHIVLERNMQLHPRHFGRDLRDKLVSKLMKDVEGTCSGRHGFVVAITGIESVGKGLIRDGTGFVTFPVKYLCVVFRPFKGEILEAVVTMVNKMGFFAEAGPVQIFVSNHLIPDDMEFQSGDVPNYTTSDGSVKIQKDSEVRLKIIGTRVDATEIFCIGTIKDDFLGVISDPGSTS, encoded by the exons ATGTTCTTCCACATAGTACTGGAGAGGAATATGCAGCTTCACCCACGCCACTTCGGACGGGACCTGCGCGATAAGCTTGTCTCGAAGCTCATGAAAGACGTCGAGGGCACCTGCAG CGGGCGACATGGGTTTGTGGTGGCAATCACGGGCATTGAGAGCGTGGGCAAGGGTTTGATTAGGGACGGCACCGGCTTTGTCACCTTTCCGGTCAAGTATCTATGCGTCGTTTTTCGACCTTTCAAGGGGGAAATTCTCGAAGCTGTTGTTACTATGGTCAACAAG ATGGGTTTTTTCGCTGAAGCAGGGCCTGtccaaatttttgtttcaaatcaC TTGATACCAGATGATATGGAATTTCAATCTGGTGACGTGCCTAATTATACAACTTCAGATGGATCT GTCAAGATTCAGAAAGACAGCGAGGTTCGGCTAAAGATAATTGGAACTCGTGTTGATGCTACAGAAATT TTCTGCATTGGCACCATAAAGGATGACTTCTTGGGTGTCATCAGCGATCCTGGCTCAACTTCCTGA